The nucleotide window ATGCCCTTAGCTACTGGAACAACCTGGAAACCCGGGTGCACCGCCTGCGGGCCCTGCGTTTGTTTCGGCGGGAGCCTGCGCGCACGGCCGGGCTGCTCCGGCAGCGGGGCCACATCCTGCAGCTGCTGGGCGAGGCCCGCGCAGCCTACCTGGCTGCCCGCACCGCCCAGCGCGCTTAGCAGCTAAGTCACCTAGAAATCAAGCTTCAGACCCAGACTCAGCACCAGAATATCGGCCGGCGACAACCCCTTCAGGTTCTGGGCATAGCTGATGAGATACAGGTCGTTGGAGCCCAGCTCGTAGTAAGCCGAGAGGTAACGCGAGCGGCCATTGGCGGTAGTGGGCAAGGCATAGCCCACGCGGCTGCCCAGCAGCGGCCCCACCCGCGTGTCGGTCGAAAACCAGTAGTAGTCTTTGGTATACTGACCTTGCTCCTCGTCGTTGATGGTGCCGTGGGTGTAGCTGAAATAGCCGCCTACCATGAGCGGGCGCAGCTGCCACTCTCCCCTACGGGCAGCACCCAGGGCGAGTACAGAAACTTGGCCGAAGCCAGGGAAAGCGTGGAGCCCGCGTACTTTTTGGGCACATAGCCCACCAGAATATCCAGGTCGGCGTGGTTTCGCCAGAACGAGTAGCCCGCACCAGCCGCTACCATGCCCAGGCCCCCGCCGGTTTGCAGCACGAGGTGGCGGGGCCGGTACCAGGGCGGCGTGTCGGCGGTTGAGGCGGGGGCCTGCGCAGTTGTGTCCGGGGCGAGAGGAGCAGCCGGAGAGGCCAGCGGCAAAGCCAGCAAAGCCGAAAGGAAAAGGTGCGCTGCCATTAGAACTGCACGTGTTTAAGCCGAAATTCTTTGTCGCCCCACACGGTTACTACCACGTACTGGTTTTTCTCGAACCCGTTGGAGTTGATGTAGGTAATGCCGTCGTTGAAGGGCTGCCCGATGCTGAAGGAGTGCCGGTGCCCATTCATCTCGAAGGCCAGGCGCGGGGCCTCACGCAGCAGCCGTACGTACCCATCGCGCACGGCCGGGTCGAAGTCCTCATCCTGCGGGGGCACGTGCGACACGATAATCTGGCGGCGCGCGCCGTTGTCGGCCAGCTGCTGCTGCACCCAAGGCAGGTCGGGCACCTGGCCGTTGAAGTTGTACTCGCGGCCGTTGGTGTCCGTCATAATAAACTGCGTATCCCCGTAGGTAAACGAGTAGTTGAGCGGCCCGAAGATGTGCTGGTAGGCCTCGCGGCCGTTGCCCACCTGGTCGTGGTTGCCGATGACGGTCAGGTAAGGCACGCTCAGCTTGCGCAGGTGGTCGTCGACCCAGCGCATTTCCCGGCCCATTCCGAAGTCCGAAATGTCGCCGGCTATGAGCACAAACTGGATGCCCGCCTGCTGATTCACGCTTTTCACCAGCGCTTCAGCCTCATCATAAAAGCGCTGGGAGTCTCCCGTGAATACAAAGCGCAGGGTGTCGCCGGGCGGCAGCGGGGCGGCCTGCAGGCGGGCCAGGTTCTTAACCGTAAGGTCCTGCTGGTCGCCGGGCGAGCGGTAGTCGTTGGGACTGAATTCAAGTAAATCGGCGCAGCCGCTGAGCAGCAGGGCCGTTGCGGCCGGTAGCAATGGCCGCAGAAAAGACGAAGAAGTAAAAAGGGGCATGACTACAGCACAGAAACCACGAAACCGCCCTCTCTCAGCGAGGCAGCGGACGCGGTTAATACCGGGTCAGAGGCATAATTGTTAGCCTGACTGTAGCACTCAGGCAGGCGTGGAATGGCCGCGTTTCCTCAAAACGGCGGCCGGTAAAGTTGTTGGCGCTAAAACGCAATAAAAAAAAACCTAGCGTTTCCTCCCGAAGAGGTTACAATTCAGGAAAGCAGATAGCCGTACAGAGCGGAGCGAATTGCCTCGCTCCGCTCTGTACGACGTTCTATGCCATTGACCGGCTACTCGTCCAGGTACTGGTGCACGAACTTGATGGCCATGCTGCCTTCGCCCACGGCCGAGGCCACCCGGGCCATGGCCCCGGCCCGGCTGTCGCCGGCGGCAAAGATGCCAGGCACGCAGGTTTCCAGGGCAAACGGCTCACGCTGGCGCTTCCAGCTGGCGGCGTAGCGCGGGTCCTGCACCAGGTCGCGGCCAGTGAGCACGAAGCCTTTAGCGTCGCAGATGACCTGCTCGCACACCCACTCGGTGCTGGGCCGCGCTCCAATGAACACAAATAAGGCCCGCGCCGGCCGCACCTCTTCCTGGCCCCGGCTACTGATGACCACACTTTCGAGGTGGTCGTGCCCGCGCACGGCGGCCACCTGAGTGTGGGGCAGAATCTCGATGTTGGGCGTGCGGCCGATCTGTTCAATCAGGTAAGCCGACATGCTGGCCGCTAGGGACTCGCCCCGGATGAGGATGTATACCCGCCGGGCGTAGGTGGCCAGGTACATGGCAGCCTGCCCGGCCGAGTTGCCCCCGCCCACGATGTACACATCCTGCTCCTGACAAGAGCGCGCCTCGGTGCGGGCCGCGCCGTAGTACACACCGGCGCCCGTCAGCGCATCAATGCCGGGCACGTCGAGGGTGCGGTAGCTCACGCCGGTGGTGAGCACCACGGCGCGGGTGCGCACCTCGCTGCCGTTGCCGAGGGTGAGGACTTTATAGCCATCCTGCACGCACAGGGCCGTTACTTCCTGGGGGGCCAGAAACTCGGCCCCGAGGCGCACGGCCTGGGTCCAGGCCCGGTGAGCCAGCTCGGTGCCGCTCAGGCCCGTGGGGAAGCCCAGGTAGTTTTCGATGCGCGAGGAGGTGCCCGCCTGTCCGCCCGGCGACTCTCGCTCGATAATCAGCGTCTTCAGCCCCTCCGAAGCCCCATACACTGCCGCCGCCAGCCCCGAGGGGCCGGCCCCAATCACCACCACATCGTAAAGGTCCTGCGAGGCTTGCACCACCAGCCCCAGCTTGGCGGCCACGGCAGCGCGGTCGGGCTGGGCCAGCGCAGTACCATCTTCGAATACGACGGCCGGCAGATCGGCGGGGCCGTAACCCACGCGGGCCAGCAGGGCAGCGGCTTCGGGCTGGGCCTCGAAGTCAAGCCACTGAAACGCCACCATGTAGCCGGCCAGGAAGTCTTTGAGGGCGTGGGAAAGCGGTGACCATTGAAACCCGATGAGCCGCACACCCTGGAAGCGGGGCTGGTGCGTGGCCTGCCAGGAGCTCAGCAGGTCGTGAAGCGTGGGGTAGAGCAGCTGCTGGGGCGGGTCCCAGGGCTTCATCAGGTAATAGTCGAGGCGGGCGTGGTTGATGGCCCGGATGGCGGCCTCGGTATCGGCGTAGGCCGTGAGCAGCACGCGGCGGGCGTCCGGGAACAGGGTGCGGGCCTGCTCCAGCAGCTCCACTCCTTCCATCTCGGGCATCCGCTGGTCGGCCAGCAGCAAAGCCAGGGACTCGTTGCGCACCTGCAGCTCCCGCAGCGTGGCCAGGGCCTCGGCCCCCGAGCTGGCGCGCAGCACCCGGTAGTCGCGCCGGAACTCCTGGCGCAGGTCCCGGTCGATGGCGGCCAGCACCTGCGGGTCATCGTCAACGGCCAGAATAACGGGTTTCTTTTCCATGAGTCGGGTGATAGGGTAACAGGTGATGAGGTAACAGGTGACTAGGGCGGCGACGCTAGGCCGTCGTGCTTCGCTCCGCGCTGCATGACGTGTCGGCGACGCAGGTGGCTTGGTTTCGTGCAAAACTCAAGTGCCTTAGACCAGCGCGACATAAGCAGGTTTTCGGGAAGTCGCACCGAAGGCACACCGAACCCACTCCGAAGGGGCTGCGATTTTACTCCGAACCCTCTGCCTGAGAAAAACACAATCAGGCAAAGCAACTCAGCTTACGACCGGCAGCCAGGCGCAGAACTCGGTGCGACCCGGCGCGGAGCGTACTTCCAGGCGGCCGCCGTGGTTGCGAAGGATGCGCTGGGCAATATCCAGCCCCAGCCCGGTGCCCTCGCCCGCCTGCTTGGTGGTGAAGAACGGCTCAAAGATATGCGGCAGCACCTCGGCCGGGATGCCGGGCCCATTGTCCACAATGAGCACCTGCACGAACTCGCCCTGGCGCTGGGTGCGTACTTCGAGCTGCCCGCCCAGGGGCAGCACATCCAGGGCGTTATCGAGCAGGTTGGTCCACACCTGGTTGAGGGAGCTGACCTGCCCGCGCACCGGCGGCAGCCCTGGGGCAAAGGCACGCACCAGCCGGATCTGCCGCTCGCGCAGGCGGTAGCCCAGCATGTTGAGGGTGCTTTCGAGACCGGCCTGCACATCAAGTGGGGCGTAGTTGGCGCCCCGGTCCATGTGCGAATAGGTCTTCACGTTGGAAACCAGGGTACTGATGCGGGTGGAAGCTTCCTGTACGTCGTGCAGCAGGCAGCGGGCCGTCAGCTGGCTTTCCAGCCAGGCCAGGGCAATGGGACGGGCCTCGGGGGCAAGAGTTGCCGCCAGGGGCTCCAGCTCGGCGCGGGTGCGGCCGGCCTGCAGCAGCGGAGCGGCCAGCCGGTAGCCGTCGGGCACGCCCTGGCTTTCAAGCCAGTCGGCCAGCAGGTCTTCCTCATCGGCGCACTCCAGAGCCGTGAAGCCGCCCCGGTTTTCGGGCGCTGCCGGCTCGGCCAGCGCCACGAGCAAGGCCAGGGCCTCGGGTGTGGGGCAGTGCTGCACCAGCGCCTGCAGAAACGCGGGCTGCTGGCTTACCTGGCTGGCCAGGGCCTGGGCGGCGCGGGCAATGGCGGCGGCGGGGTTGTTAAGCTCGTGGGCCAGCCCGGCCGAGAGCTTGCCCAGGGCCCGCAGCTTCTCATCGCGCTCCTGGGCGCGGGTTTCGTCGCGGGCCCGGTCGCTCATGGCACTCACCAGGCGCTGCACCAGTTCGGGGCTCACCTGTTCCATTTCCGGAAACAGGTTGCGGTGCAACGCCAGCAGCACCGTGGGCCCGGTAGTGACCCCGAAGCCACTGCTGGTGCGCAGGCGCGAGTAAGGCAGCACCCCGCTGATCTGACCGGCCTCTATCCGAAAGCCTGGCTCCCGCTGCCCGTTCACCACCCGAAAGAATTGCAGGCCGCCCTGTAGAATCACCATCATATAGTCGGCCGGCTCGCCGGGGCGCATAATATCCTGCTGGGCGGCAAACTCGCGCCGCTCCCCGTGGGTCAGCAGCCAGTCGTACACGGTGGGTGGCAGGTCGGCCAGCAGGGGCACGGCCGCCAGGTCGGCGGCGGAAAGAAGCGTTTCGGACATGGCAGTGAACGTTGATTGCTGACAACAAGCTAGCTGCCGGATTGGCTTACAGGCATCCGGGCTTCGTATGGGCCTGATCTGCCGGCCCACCTATACCATAGCGCGGCTCCATCCCAGGGCAGGCCCCCGGATAAGAAGGCCTGCGCTAAGATGGAGCCGGAAGTACAGGATGATGCGGCCGGTTACTTACTTTCTGCCGGGGCCGCAGCGTCGCAGTTATCGGGCTTCAGGTCGGCGTTTTTCTTCTTGTAGGTCGACTCGGTAACTTCCGTAAAGACCATTTTTACGGTCATCAGGCGGGTTTTCACATCGCCCTGAATATAGTAGACCTTGCCGGCTTCCAGGGTCAGGTCAAACTTGTCGTGGTCAGGCAGGTTGAGGCCGCCGGCCACGGAGGTGAAGGCCGTTTCGCCTGGCTTCAGCTTCACCACAAAGTAGCGTTTGTTGCTAAGGCGGCACAGCTCGGCCCCGTTGGCCCGAATGGTGAAGTTCACGCCGGCCTGCGCCAGCATGGGCGGGCGGTAAAACACCACGGTGGCCATATCGGGCGTGGGGGCGGGCAGGGTGCCCTGGGCATAGCTGGCACTGGCGGCAGCCATTAGTATGCCTGTGCAAAGAAGGTAGCGCATGAAGTGGGTTAGGGTGAAGCGTTGGCAATTCCGGCCCAATATAGAACGTCATGGCTGATGCCCAAAGCGGCTATGAGTTGCAGAGGTTTGTCTTCCACACATTGCGCAGAGTAGCTGCTTTCTTAGCTAGGCGAGGTAACATAACGGCCGGCTGGCGAGTTGGCCCAAGGCTTGGCTAGTGCGTAGCCAGCGGTAGGGCTTCAGACCGAGCTCCTGCCTGGGCTTCCAGTGCACGTAGGCGAGCTTCTGGCGCGGCGGTGTCGGCTTCCAGGCAAATTGGCGCAGTCGGTGAATACAAAGCTGTCTGTGGCCAACAGGCCCCGGTCACTGTTCACTTCTAGGCCAGCAAAGGAATTGTTGTTATAACTGCTATCCAGGGTGCGTGGAGTACCCACACTAACCAGCCCCTCCGAGTAGGCGCGCAGGTCAGTCGTGCTTACCGCATCAGTCGTGCTATTCTGACCCACCAGGATGTTGGTACCCAGGTCAGGTTCAGGTGGCGTTGTGGATGCCCATGTTGTCGCCGCTATGGGTTTTGTCGGGCATCAGGGGTAAAAAGGCGAGTACGCGTAGCCACAAAACTCGCTATGATCTACCGGTGGGTCTGGTAACTTTCTGCCAAGTTGGGAATTGGAGGAAACCAACAGTTCAGGTAAATCTTAGCCCAAGCCATTACTCTGCCGCCCGGGCTCCGAGCAGCGTCTCCAGATTCTTAAGCCGGGTTTCCAGCGAGGCGGTGCTGGCCGTTTGCGCCTGTTGCTGCCGCAGCTGGGCCTGGGCCGCCGACAGTTCGGTGCGTAGCTGCTCAAGCTGCCGCTGCTGCTCTTTCAGGGCTTCTACCA belongs to Hymenobacter sp. J193 and includes:
- a CDS encoding metallophosphoesterase, with protein sequence MPLFTSSSFLRPLLPAATALLLSGCADLLEFSPNDYRSPGDQQDLTVKNLARLQAAPLPPGDTLRFVFTGDSQRFYDEAEALVKSVNQQAGIQFVLIAGDISDFGMGREMRWVDDHLRKLSVPYLTVIGNHDQVGNGREAYQHIFGPLNYSFTYGDTQFIMTDTNGREYNFNGQVPDLPWVQQQLADNGARRQIIVSHVPPQDEDFDPAVRDGYVRLLREAPRLAFEMNGHRHSFSIGQPFNDGITYINSNGFEKNQYVVVTVWGDKEFRLKHVQF
- a CDS encoding FAD-dependent oxidoreductase; this encodes MEKKPVILAVDDDPQVLAAIDRDLRQEFRRDYRVLRASSGAEALATLRELQVRNESLALLLADQRMPEMEGVELLEQARTLFPDARRVLLTAYADTEAAIRAINHARLDYYLMKPWDPPQQLLYPTLHDLLSSWQATHQPRFQGVRLIGFQWSPLSHALKDFLAGYMVAFQWLDFEAQPEAAALLARVGYGPADLPAVVFEDGTALAQPDRAAVAAKLGLVVQASQDLYDVVVIGAGPSGLAAAVYGASEGLKTLIIERESPGGQAGTSSRIENYLGFPTGLSGTELAHRAWTQAVRLGAEFLAPQEVTALCVQDGYKVLTLGNGSEVRTRAVVLTTGVSYRTLDVPGIDALTGAGVYYGAARTEARSCQEQDVYIVGGGNSAGQAAMYLATYARRVYILIRGESLAASMSAYLIEQIGRTPNIEILPHTQVAAVRGHDHLESVVISSRGQEEVRPARALFVFIGARPSTEWVCEQVICDAKGFVLTGRDLVQDPRYAASWKRQREPFALETCVPGIFAAGDSRAGAMARVASAVGEGSMAIKFVHQYLDE
- a CDS encoding sensor histidine kinase, with the translated sequence MSETLLSAADLAAVPLLADLPPTVYDWLLTHGERREFAAQQDIMRPGEPADYMMVILQGGLQFFRVVNGQREPGFRIEAGQISGVLPYSRLRTSSGFGVTTGPTVLLALHRNLFPEMEQVSPELVQRLVSAMSDRARDETRAQERDEKLRALGKLSAGLAHELNNPAAAIARAAQALASQVSQQPAFLQALVQHCPTPEALALLVALAEPAAPENRGGFTALECADEEDLLADWLESQGVPDGYRLAAPLLQAGRTRAELEPLAATLAPEARPIALAWLESQLTARCLLHDVQEASTRISTLVSNVKTYSHMDRGANYAPLDVQAGLESTLNMLGYRLRERQIRLVRAFAPGLPPVRGQVSSLNQVWTNLLDNALDVLPLGGQLEVRTQRQGEFVQVLIVDNGPGIPAEVLPHIFEPFFTTKQAGEGTGLGLDIAQRILRNHGGRLEVRSAPGRTEFCAWLPVVS
- a CDS encoding DUF2846 domain-containing protein, with translation MRYLLCTGILMAAASASYAQGTLPAPTPDMATVVFYRPPMLAQAGVNFTIRANGAELCRLSNKRYFVVKLKPGETAFTSVAGGLNLPDHDKFDLTLEAGKVYYIQGDVKTRLMTVKMVFTEVTESTYKKKNADLKPDNCDAAAPAESK